The proteins below are encoded in one region of Pongo pygmaeus isolate AG05252 chromosome 20, NHGRI_mPonPyg2-v2.0_pri, whole genome shotgun sequence:
- the LOC129019778 gene encoding olfactory receptor 1I1: MEPENQTKISEFFLQGLSEKPEHQTLLFTMFLSTYLVTIIGNALIILAIITDSHLHTPMYFFLFNLSLVDILLSSTTVPKMLANIQTHSRAIPFAGCLTRMYAFHLFGTMDSSLLAVMAIDRFVAVVHPLRYLVLMCPRVCGLLLGASWVITNLQSLIHTCLMAQLTFCAGSGISHFCDLMPLLKLSCSDTHTNELVIFAFGIVMGTSPLSCILLTYIRIFWTVFEIPSTRGKWKAFSTCGSHLTGVSLFYGTIFAVYLQPTSSSSSQKDKAAALMCGVVIPMLNPFIYSLRNKDMKAALGKLIGKVAVPCPRPEQLLDVYHVPGSLLGARDTEMHPIPYPGGVQSLAGNTDTE; the protein is encoded by the coding sequence atggaaccagaaaaccaaaccaaaatctcagaattctTCCTCCAGGGACTCTCAGAAAAGCCAGAGCATCAGACCCTCCTCTTCACAATGTTCCTCTCCACATACCTGGTCACCATCATTGGAAATGCCCTCATTATCCTGGCCATCATCACGGACTCCCACCTCCACAcacccatgtacttcttcctcttcAACCTCTCACTCGTTGACATCCTATTATCCTCCACCACCGTCCCCAAGATGCTAGCGAACATCCAGACTCACAGCAGAGCCATCCCCTTTGCGGGCTGCCTCACCCGGATGTATGCCTTCCACCTGTTTGGGACCATGGACAGCTCTCTCCTGGCAGTAATGGCCATCGACCGCTTCGTGGCCGTTGTCCACCCGCTGCGTTACTTGGTTCTCATGTGCCCCCGTGTCTGTGGGCTGCTGCTGGGGGCATCATGGGTGATCACCAACCTCCAGTCTCTCATACACACCTGCCTCATGGCTCAGCTGACCTTCTGTGCCGGCTCTGGAATCTCACACTTCTGTGACCTCATGCCCCTGCTGAAGCTCTCCTGCTCAGATACGCACACCAACGAGCTGGTGATCTTTGCTTTTGGCATTGTCATGGGCACCAGCCCACTCTCCTGCATCCTCCTCACATACATCCGCATTTTCTGGACAGTCTTTGAGATCCCTTCTACTCGGGGCAAGTGGAAAGCCTTCTCCACCTGTGGCTCACACCTCACTGGGGTGTCACTGTTCTATGGGACCATCTTTGCTGTGTACTTACAGCCCACATCCTCCAGCTCCTCCCAGAAGGACAAGGCAGCTGCCCTAATGTGTGGGGTGGTCATCCCCATGCTCAACCCCTTTATCTACAGCCTACGGAACAAGGACATGAAGGCAGCCCTGGGGAAGCTCATCGGCAAAGTGGCCGTCCCCTGTCCTAGGCCAGAACAGTTATTGGATGTTTATCATGTTCCAGGATCACTGTTGGGTGCTAGGGACACAGAGATGCATCCCATCCCCTACCCTGGAGGAGTTCAGAGTCTAGCTGGGAACACGGACACGGAATAA
- the SYDE1 gene encoding rho GTPase-activating protein SYDE1 isoform X1 has translation MAEPLLRKTFSRLRGREKLPRKKSDAKERGRPAQRPEPSPPEPEPQAPEGSQARAEGPSSPEASRSPARGAYLQSLEPSSRRWVLGGAKPAEDTSLGPGVPGSGEPAGEIWYNPIPEEDPRPPAPESPGPQPGSAESEGLAPQDAAPASAPTKASRIKSPGPARRLSIKMKKLPELRRRLSLRGPRAGRERERAAPAGSVISRYHLDSSVGGPGRAAGPGGTRSPRAGYLSDGDSPERPAGPPSPTSFRPYEVGPTARAPPAALWGRLSLHLYGLGGLRPAPGATPRDLCCLLQVDGEARARTGPLRGGPDFLRLDHTFHLELEAARLLRALVLAWDPGVRRHRPCAQGTVLLPMVFRGCQAQQLAVRLEPQGLLYAKLTLSEQQEAPATAEPRVFGLPLPLLVERERPPGQVPLIIQKCVGQIERRGLRVVGLYRLCGSAAVKKELRDAFERDSAAVCLSEDLYPDINVITAVPSLALEASGALTREGPVFTGILKDYLRELPTPLITQPLYKVVLEAMARDPPNRAPPTTEGTRGLLSCLPDVERATLTLLLDHLRLVSSFHAYNRMTPQNLAVCFGPVLLPARQAPTRPRARSSGPGLASAVDFKHHIEVLHYLLQSWPDPRLPRESPDVAPYLRPKRQPPLHLPLADPEVVTRPRGRGGPESPPSNRYAGDWSVCGRDFLPCGRDFLSGPDYDHVTGSDSEDEDEEVGEPRVTGDFEDDFDAPFNPHLNLKDFDALILDLERELSKQINVCL, from the exons ATGGCCGAGCCGCTACTCAGGAAAACCTTCTCCCGCCTGCGGGGCCGGGAGAAACTTCCCCGGAAAAAGTCGGACGCCAAGGAGCGCG GCCGCCCAGCCCAGCGCCCAGAGCCCAGCCCTCCAGAGCCAGAGCCCCAGGCTCCCGAAGGGTCCCAGGCCAGAGCAGAGGGGCCCTCCAGCCCCGAGGCATCAAGGAGCCCTGCACGGGGAGCCTACCTGCAAAGCCTGGAGCCCAGTAGCCGCCGATGGGTGCTGGGTGGGGCCAAGCCAGCTGAGGACACCTCTTTAGGGCCTGGGGTACCTGGCAGTGGGGAGCCTGCCGGCGAGATCTGGTACAACCCCATCCCTGAGGAAGACCCCAGACCTCCAGCACCTGAGTCCCCGGGGCCACAGCCTGGCTCAGCTGAGTCAGAGGGCCTGGCCCCCCAAG ATGCAGCCCCCGCCAGCGCCCCAACCAAAGCCTCCCGCATCAAGTCCCCGGGCCCCGCCAGGCGCCTCTCCATAAAGATGAAGAAGCTGCCGGAACTGCGGCGCCGCCTGAGCCTGCGAGGCCCCCGGGCTGGCCGGGAGCGCGAGAGGGCTGCCCCTGCGGGCTCCGTCATCAGCCGCTACCACCTGGACAGCAGCGTGGGGGGCCCCGGGCGGGCAGCAGGGCCTGGGGGCACCCGGAGCCCGAGGGCCGGCTACCTCAGCGACGGGGACTCACCGGAGCGCCCAGCTGGTCCCCCGTCACCCACCTCCTTCCGGCCCTACGAGGTGGGTCCCACAGCCCGGGCACCCCCGGCCGCACTCTGGGGCCGCCTCAGCCTGCACCTGTACGGTCTCGGGGGGCTGCGGCCAGCGCCAGGGGCCACCCCCAGAGACCTCTGCTGCCTACTGCAAGTGGATGGGGAGGCCCGGGCCCGAACAGGGCCACTGCGAGGGGGGCCGGACTTTCTGCGGCTGGACCACACCTTCCACCTGGAGCTGGAGGCCGCCAGGCTCCTGCGCGCCCTGGTGCTTGCGTGGGACCCTGGCGTGAGAAGGCACCGGCCCTGTGCCCAGGGCACCGTGCTGCTGCCCATGGTCTTCCGAG GGTGCCAGGCCCAACAGCTGGCCGTGCGCCTGGAGCCCCAGGGGCTGCTGTATGCCAAGCTGACCCTGTCGGAGCAGCAGGAAGCCCCTGCCACAGCTGAGCCCCGCGTCTTCGGGCTGCCCCTGCCACTGCTGGTGGAGCGGGAGCGGCCCCCCGGCCAAGTGCCCCTCATCATCCAGAAGTGCGTTGGGCAGATCGAGCGCCGAGGGCTGCGG GTAGTGGGACTGTACCGTCTTTGTGGTTCAGCGGCAGTGAAGAAAGAGCTTCGGGATGCCTTTGAGCGGGACAGTGCAGCAGTCTGCCTATCTGAGGACCTGTACCCCGATATCAATGTCATCACTG CTGTGCCCTCCTTGGCCTTAGAAGCCAGTGGTGCCCTGACCAGAGAGGGCCCTGTGTTCACAGGCATCCTCAAGGATTATCTTCGAGAGTTGCCCACCCCACTCATCACCCAGCCCCTGTATAAGGTGGTACTGGAGGCCATGGCCCGGGACCCCCCAAACAGAGCTCCCCCCACCACTGAGGGCACCCGAGGGCTCCTCAGCTGCCTGCCAGATGTGGAAAGG GCCACGCTGACGCTCCTCCTGGACCACCTGCGCCTCGTCTCCTCCTTCCATGCCTACAACCGCATGACCCCACAGAACTTGGCCGTGTGCTTCGGGCCTGTGCTGCTGCCGGCACGCCAGGCGCCCACAAGGCCTCGTGCCCGCAGCTCCGGCCCAGGCCTTGCCAGTGCAGTGGACTTCAAGCACCACATCGAGGTGCTGCACTACCTGCTGCAGTCTTGGCCAG ATCCCCGCCTGCCCCGAGAATCTCCAGATGTCGCGCCTTACTTGCGACCCAAACGACAGCCACCTCTGCACTTGCCGCTGGCAGACCCCGAAGTGGTGACTCGGCCCCGCGGTCGAGGAGGCCCCGAAAGCCCCCCGAGCAACCGCTACGCCGGCGACTGGAGCGTTTGCGGGCGGGACTTCCTGCCCTGTGGGCGGGATTTCCTGTCCGGGCCAGACTACGACCACGTGACGGGCAGTGACAGCGAGGACGAGGACGAGGAGGTCGGCGAGCCGAGGGTCACTGGTGACTTCGAAGACGACTTCGATGCGCCCTTCAACCCGCATCTGAATCTCAAAGACTTCGACGCCCTCATCCTGGATCTGGAGAGAGAGCTCTCCAAGCAAATCAATGTGTGCCTCTGA
- the SYDE1 gene encoding rho GTPase-activating protein SYDE1 isoform X2, protein MAEPLLRKTFSRLRGREKLPRKKSDAKERGRPAQRPEPSPPEPEPQAPEGSQARAEGPSSPEASRSPARGAYLQSLEPSSRRWVLGGAKPAEDTSLGPGVPGSGEPAGEIWYNPIPEEDPRPPAPESPGPQPGSAESEGLAPQDAAPASAPTKASRIKSPGPARRLSIKMKKLPELRRRLSLRGPRAGRERERAAPAGSVISRYHLDSSVGGPGRAAGPGGTRSPRAGYLSDGDSPERPAGPPSPTSFRPYEVGPTARAPPAALWGRLSLHLYGLGGLRPAPGATPRDLCCLLQVDGEARARTGPLRGGPDFLRLDHTFHLELEAARLLRALVLAWDPGVRRHRPCAQGTVLLPMVFRGCQAQQLAVRLEPQGLLYAKLTLSEQQEAPATAEPRVFGLPLPLLVERERPPGQVPLIIQKCVGQIERRGLRVVGLYRLCGSAAVKKELRDAFERDSAAVCLSEDLYPDINVITGILKDYLRELPTPLITQPLYKVVLEAMARDPPNRAPPTTEGTRGLLSCLPDVERATLTLLLDHLRLVSSFHAYNRMTPQNLAVCFGPVLLPARQAPTRPRARSSGPGLASAVDFKHHIEVLHYLLQSWPDPRLPRESPDVAPYLRPKRQPPLHLPLADPEVVTRPRGRGGPESPPSNRYAGDWSVCGRDFLPCGRDFLSGPDYDHVTGSDSEDEDEEVGEPRVTGDFEDDFDAPFNPHLNLKDFDALILDLERELSKQINVCL, encoded by the exons ATGGCCGAGCCGCTACTCAGGAAAACCTTCTCCCGCCTGCGGGGCCGGGAGAAACTTCCCCGGAAAAAGTCGGACGCCAAGGAGCGCG GCCGCCCAGCCCAGCGCCCAGAGCCCAGCCCTCCAGAGCCAGAGCCCCAGGCTCCCGAAGGGTCCCAGGCCAGAGCAGAGGGGCCCTCCAGCCCCGAGGCATCAAGGAGCCCTGCACGGGGAGCCTACCTGCAAAGCCTGGAGCCCAGTAGCCGCCGATGGGTGCTGGGTGGGGCCAAGCCAGCTGAGGACACCTCTTTAGGGCCTGGGGTACCTGGCAGTGGGGAGCCTGCCGGCGAGATCTGGTACAACCCCATCCCTGAGGAAGACCCCAGACCTCCAGCACCTGAGTCCCCGGGGCCACAGCCTGGCTCAGCTGAGTCAGAGGGCCTGGCCCCCCAAG ATGCAGCCCCCGCCAGCGCCCCAACCAAAGCCTCCCGCATCAAGTCCCCGGGCCCCGCCAGGCGCCTCTCCATAAAGATGAAGAAGCTGCCGGAACTGCGGCGCCGCCTGAGCCTGCGAGGCCCCCGGGCTGGCCGGGAGCGCGAGAGGGCTGCCCCTGCGGGCTCCGTCATCAGCCGCTACCACCTGGACAGCAGCGTGGGGGGCCCCGGGCGGGCAGCAGGGCCTGGGGGCACCCGGAGCCCGAGGGCCGGCTACCTCAGCGACGGGGACTCACCGGAGCGCCCAGCTGGTCCCCCGTCACCCACCTCCTTCCGGCCCTACGAGGTGGGTCCCACAGCCCGGGCACCCCCGGCCGCACTCTGGGGCCGCCTCAGCCTGCACCTGTACGGTCTCGGGGGGCTGCGGCCAGCGCCAGGGGCCACCCCCAGAGACCTCTGCTGCCTACTGCAAGTGGATGGGGAGGCCCGGGCCCGAACAGGGCCACTGCGAGGGGGGCCGGACTTTCTGCGGCTGGACCACACCTTCCACCTGGAGCTGGAGGCCGCCAGGCTCCTGCGCGCCCTGGTGCTTGCGTGGGACCCTGGCGTGAGAAGGCACCGGCCCTGTGCCCAGGGCACCGTGCTGCTGCCCATGGTCTTCCGAG GGTGCCAGGCCCAACAGCTGGCCGTGCGCCTGGAGCCCCAGGGGCTGCTGTATGCCAAGCTGACCCTGTCGGAGCAGCAGGAAGCCCCTGCCACAGCTGAGCCCCGCGTCTTCGGGCTGCCCCTGCCACTGCTGGTGGAGCGGGAGCGGCCCCCCGGCCAAGTGCCCCTCATCATCCAGAAGTGCGTTGGGCAGATCGAGCGCCGAGGGCTGCGG GTAGTGGGACTGTACCGTCTTTGTGGTTCAGCGGCAGTGAAGAAAGAGCTTCGGGATGCCTTTGAGCGGGACAGTGCAGCAGTCTGCCTATCTGAGGACCTGTACCCCGATATCAATGTCATCACTG GCATCCTCAAGGATTATCTTCGAGAGTTGCCCACCCCACTCATCACCCAGCCCCTGTATAAGGTGGTACTGGAGGCCATGGCCCGGGACCCCCCAAACAGAGCTCCCCCCACCACTGAGGGCACCCGAGGGCTCCTCAGCTGCCTGCCAGATGTGGAAAGG GCCACGCTGACGCTCCTCCTGGACCACCTGCGCCTCGTCTCCTCCTTCCATGCCTACAACCGCATGACCCCACAGAACTTGGCCGTGTGCTTCGGGCCTGTGCTGCTGCCGGCACGCCAGGCGCCCACAAGGCCTCGTGCCCGCAGCTCCGGCCCAGGCCTTGCCAGTGCAGTGGACTTCAAGCACCACATCGAGGTGCTGCACTACCTGCTGCAGTCTTGGCCAG ATCCCCGCCTGCCCCGAGAATCTCCAGATGTCGCGCCTTACTTGCGACCCAAACGACAGCCACCTCTGCACTTGCCGCTGGCAGACCCCGAAGTGGTGACTCGGCCCCGCGGTCGAGGAGGCCCCGAAAGCCCCCCGAGCAACCGCTACGCCGGCGACTGGAGCGTTTGCGGGCGGGACTTCCTGCCCTGTGGGCGGGATTTCCTGTCCGGGCCAGACTACGACCACGTGACGGGCAGTGACAGCGAGGACGAGGACGAGGAGGTCGGCGAGCCGAGGGTCACTGGTGACTTCGAAGACGACTTCGATGCGCCCTTCAACCCGCATCTGAATCTCAAAGACTTCGACGCCCTCATCCTGGATCTGGAGAGAGAGCTCTCCAAGCAAATCAATGTGTGCCTCTGA
- the SYDE1 gene encoding rho GTPase-activating protein SYDE1 isoform X3, translated as MAEPLLRKTFSRLRGREKLPRKKSDAKERGRPAQRPEPSPPEPEPQAPEGSQARAEGPSSPEASRSPARGAYLQSLEPSSRRWVLGGAKPAEDTSLGPGVPGSGEPAGEIWYNPIPEEDPRPPAPESPGPQPGSAESEGLAPQDAAPASAPTKASRIKSPGPARRLSIKMKKLPELRRRLSLRGPRAGRERERAAPAGSVISRYHLDSSVGGPGRAAGPGGTRSPRAGYLSDGDSPERPAGPPSPTSFRPYEVGPTARAPPAALWGRLSLHLYGLGGLRPAPGATPRDLCCLLQVDGEARARTGPLRGGPDFLRLDHTFHLELEAARLLRALVLAWDPGVRRHRPCAQGTVLLPMVFRGCQAQQLAVRLEPQGLLYAKLTLSEQQEAPATAEPRVFGLPLPLLVERERPPGQVPLIIQKCVGQIERRGLRVVGLYRLCGSAAVKKELRDAFERDSAAVCLSEDLYPDINVITGHADAPPGPPAPRLLLPCLQPHDPTELGRVLRACAAAGTPGAHKASCPQLRPRPCQCSGLQAPHRGAALPAAVLARSPPAPRISRCRALLATQTTATSALAAGRPRSGDSAPRSRRPRKPPEQPLRRRLERLRAGLPALWAGFPVRARLRPRDGQ; from the exons ATGGCCGAGCCGCTACTCAGGAAAACCTTCTCCCGCCTGCGGGGCCGGGAGAAACTTCCCCGGAAAAAGTCGGACGCCAAGGAGCGCG GCCGCCCAGCCCAGCGCCCAGAGCCCAGCCCTCCAGAGCCAGAGCCCCAGGCTCCCGAAGGGTCCCAGGCCAGAGCAGAGGGGCCCTCCAGCCCCGAGGCATCAAGGAGCCCTGCACGGGGAGCCTACCTGCAAAGCCTGGAGCCCAGTAGCCGCCGATGGGTGCTGGGTGGGGCCAAGCCAGCTGAGGACACCTCTTTAGGGCCTGGGGTACCTGGCAGTGGGGAGCCTGCCGGCGAGATCTGGTACAACCCCATCCCTGAGGAAGACCCCAGACCTCCAGCACCTGAGTCCCCGGGGCCACAGCCTGGCTCAGCTGAGTCAGAGGGCCTGGCCCCCCAAG ATGCAGCCCCCGCCAGCGCCCCAACCAAAGCCTCCCGCATCAAGTCCCCGGGCCCCGCCAGGCGCCTCTCCATAAAGATGAAGAAGCTGCCGGAACTGCGGCGCCGCCTGAGCCTGCGAGGCCCCCGGGCTGGCCGGGAGCGCGAGAGGGCTGCCCCTGCGGGCTCCGTCATCAGCCGCTACCACCTGGACAGCAGCGTGGGGGGCCCCGGGCGGGCAGCAGGGCCTGGGGGCACCCGGAGCCCGAGGGCCGGCTACCTCAGCGACGGGGACTCACCGGAGCGCCCAGCTGGTCCCCCGTCACCCACCTCCTTCCGGCCCTACGAGGTGGGTCCCACAGCCCGGGCACCCCCGGCCGCACTCTGGGGCCGCCTCAGCCTGCACCTGTACGGTCTCGGGGGGCTGCGGCCAGCGCCAGGGGCCACCCCCAGAGACCTCTGCTGCCTACTGCAAGTGGATGGGGAGGCCCGGGCCCGAACAGGGCCACTGCGAGGGGGGCCGGACTTTCTGCGGCTGGACCACACCTTCCACCTGGAGCTGGAGGCCGCCAGGCTCCTGCGCGCCCTGGTGCTTGCGTGGGACCCTGGCGTGAGAAGGCACCGGCCCTGTGCCCAGGGCACCGTGCTGCTGCCCATGGTCTTCCGAG GGTGCCAGGCCCAACAGCTGGCCGTGCGCCTGGAGCCCCAGGGGCTGCTGTATGCCAAGCTGACCCTGTCGGAGCAGCAGGAAGCCCCTGCCACAGCTGAGCCCCGCGTCTTCGGGCTGCCCCTGCCACTGCTGGTGGAGCGGGAGCGGCCCCCCGGCCAAGTGCCCCTCATCATCCAGAAGTGCGTTGGGCAGATCGAGCGCCGAGGGCTGCGG GTAGTGGGACTGTACCGTCTTTGTGGTTCAGCGGCAGTGAAGAAAGAGCTTCGGGATGCCTTTGAGCGGGACAGTGCAGCAGTCTGCCTATCTGAGGACCTGTACCCCGATATCAATGTCATCACTG GCCACGCTGACGCTCCTCCTGGACCACCTGCGCCTCGTCTCCTCCTTCCATGCCTACAACCGCATGACCCCACAGAACTTGGCCGTGTGCTTCGGGCCTGTGCTGCTGCCGGCACGCCAGGCGCCCACAAGGCCTCGTGCCCGCAGCTCCGGCCCAGGCCTTGCCAGTGCAGTGGACTTCAAGCACCACATCGAGGTGCTGCACTACCTGCTGCAGTCTTGGCCAG ATCCCCGCCTGCCCCGAGAATCTCCAGATGTCGCGCCTTACTTGCGACCCAAACGACAGCCACCTCTGCACTTGCCGCTGGCAGACCCCGAAGTGGTGACTCGGCCCCGCGGTCGAGGAGGCCCCGAAAGCCCCCCGAGCAACCGCTACGCCGGCGACTGGAGCGTTTGCGGGCGGGACTTCCTGCCCTGTGGGCGGGATTTCCTGTCCGGGCCAGACTACGACCACGTGACGGGCAGTGA